Within the Herbaspirillum sp. RTI4 genome, the region TTACGAGGACGCTGTCCCGGCTGGCGCAGACGGATGGTTATCGTGTAATCCCTCAGCAGCGATAAGGCGATTGCGGCCGGTATGCTTGGCGCGGTACAGGGCCTGATCGGCCCGCGCCAGAAGCTGTTGCTTGAGTGCCTCGGCGCTGACGCTGCGGTCGGGTGCAATGACTGCCGCCGCGCCGCCTGAAATAGTGACGCTGACCGGCGCAAAGCCGCTGATTTCCATATTGCGGGACGCAATACTGAGACGGATGCGCTCGCCGATACGCATGGCATCGGCCATCGTGGCCTGATTCAGCAGCACCACAAATTCTTCTCCACCGAAACGGGCAAAGGAATCGCTGAGGCGCAATTCCTTTTTGATCCGGTTGGCCACTTCGCACAAGACCTGATCGCCGCTGTGATGGCCGAACTGGTCATTGATGCGCTTGAAGTGATCGATATCCATAAACAGGCACGCCAGCCCCGATCGTTCCCGCTGCGCGCGCGCCAGTTCTTCCTGCAGGCGTTGTTCGATGTAGCGACGGTTGCTGATGCCGGTGAGCGGATCGGTCAGACCGATATGCTTGAGGCGCTCGCTGTTGATCACATTTTCCAGACAGATAGCGACAATGGACGCCAGCCGCTCAATGAAGTCGGTTGCCAGATGGCTGGCAAAGCGGGTTTCATGCGCGCTGCCCAGCGCCAGATAACCGATTAACTTGTGTTGTCGTGACAACGGCAGAATTGCCACGCTGGCGGGGACATAGAGGGGAAACATGGGGCGATGCCGCTGACTATCGTAGGTCCCGAGTTCCGGGCCGGACTTGTCGTCCGGCAAGGGTGCTTGCCGGAACAGCAGATGGGGAAATTCCCTGAGACCGATTTTCAGGTCGTCCAGGATATGACGGATATCGTAATCGGCGTCGAT harbors:
- a CDS encoding sensor domain-containing diguanylate cyclase — translated: MEPSHAADLSAMNEDLLDENHRLHAEMQELLKLAHTNQQIMHKHQAFDLSLIGSGSFRELIEAISQTMPHTFQLEAVTLTLIDADYDIRHILDDLKIGLREFPHLLFRQAPLPDDKSGPELGTYDSQRHRPMFPLYVPASVAILPLSRQHKLIGYLALGSAHETRFASHLATDFIERLASIVAICLENVINSERLKHIGLTDPLTGISNRRYIEQRLQEELARAQRERSGLACLFMDIDHFKRINDQFGHHSGDQVLCEVANRIKKELRLSDSFARFGGEEFVVLLNQATMADAMRIGERIRLSIASRNMEISGFAPVSVTISGGAAAVIAPDRSVSAEALKQQLLARADQALYRAKHTGRNRLIAAEGLHDNHPSAPAGTASS